Proteins encoded together in one Meles meles chromosome 7, mMelMel3.1 paternal haplotype, whole genome shotgun sequence window:
- the APOLD1 gene encoding apolipoprotein L domain-containing protein 1 isoform X2 — translation MRSTVDMKGMERLAARELQGAEALRRFQGLLLDRRGRLHGQVLRLREVALRLERLRQRSLAANVAGSSLSAAGAVAAIVGLSLSPVTLGVSLVASAVGLGVATAGGAVTITSDLALIFCNSRELRRVQEIAAACQDQMREILSCLEFFCRCQGRGDRQLLQCGRNASIALYNSVYCVVFFGSRGFLIPRRAEGATRVSQAVLKAKIQKLAESLESCTGALDELSEQLESRVQLCTKGGRGRDLKISADQSAALFF, via the exons ATGAGGAGTACAGTGGATATGAAG GGCATGGAGCGGCTGGCCGCCCGGGAGCTGCAGGGCGCGGAAGCGCTGCGCCGCTTCCAGGGGCTGCTGCTGGACCGCCGCGGCCGGCTGCACGGGCAGGTGCTGCGCCTGCGCGAGGTGGCCTTGCGCCTCGAGCGCCTCCGCCAGCGCTCCCTGGCGGCCAACGTGGCTGGCAGCTCCCTGAGCGCCGCGGGCGCCGTGGCCGCCATCGTGGGCCTCTCGCTCAGCCCGGTCACCCTGGGCGTGTCGCTGGTAGCGTCTGccgtggggctgggggtggcgaCTGCCGGAGGGGCCGTCACCATCACGTCCGACCTCGCCCTGATCTTCTGCAATTCCCGGGAGCTGCGCAGGGTGCAGGAGATCGCCGCTGCCTGCCAGGACCAGATGCGCGAGATCCTGAGCTGCCTCGAGTTCTTCTGCCGCTGCCAGGGCCGCGGGGACCGCCAGCTGCTGCAGTGCGGCCGGAACGCCTCCATCGCCCTGTACAACTCTGTCTACTGCGTCGTCTTCTTCGGCTCCCGTGGCTTCCTCATCCCCAGGCGGGCGGAAGGGGCCACCAGGGTGAGCCAGGCCGTGCTGAAGGCCAAGATTCAGAAACTGGCGGAGAGCCTGGAGTCCTGCACCGGGGCCCTGGACGAACTCAGCGAGCAGCTGGAGTCCAGAGTCCAGCTCTGCACGAAGGGCGGCCGTGGCCGCGACCTCAAGATCTCTGCTGACCAGTCCGCAGCGCTGTTTTTCTGA
- the APOLD1 gene encoding apolipoprotein L domain-containing protein 1 isoform X1, with product MCVLRSRELMWLLPDSRTCLCELDTQASPGGGLFVSPGAAGAVVSNPGVREARARRRRARAGAEAPGSNRASVSPQGMERLAARELQGAEALRRFQGLLLDRRGRLHGQVLRLREVALRLERLRQRSLAANVAGSSLSAAGAVAAIVGLSLSPVTLGVSLVASAVGLGVATAGGAVTITSDLALIFCNSRELRRVQEIAAACQDQMREILSCLEFFCRCQGRGDRQLLQCGRNASIALYNSVYCVVFFGSRGFLIPRRAEGATRVSQAVLKAKIQKLAESLESCTGALDELSEQLESRVQLCTKGGRGRDLKISADQSAALFF from the coding sequence ATGTGCGTTTTAAGGTCCCGAGAACTTATGTGGCTCCTTCCAGATTCCAGAACCTGTCTCTGCGAGCTCGACACGCAGGCCTCGCCGGGCGGGGGCCTGTTCGTTtcccccggcgccgccggggctgTAGTGTCCAACCCGGGCGTGCGGGAGGCGCGAGCGCGGCGCAGGCGGGCGCGGGCAGGCGCTGAGGCTCCGGGCTCTAACCGCGCGTCTGTGTCCCCGCAGGGCATGGAGCGGCTGGCCGCCCGGGAGCTGCAGGGCGCGGAAGCGCTGCGCCGCTTCCAGGGGCTGCTGCTGGACCGCCGCGGCCGGCTGCACGGGCAGGTGCTGCGCCTGCGCGAGGTGGCCTTGCGCCTCGAGCGCCTCCGCCAGCGCTCCCTGGCGGCCAACGTGGCTGGCAGCTCCCTGAGCGCCGCGGGCGCCGTGGCCGCCATCGTGGGCCTCTCGCTCAGCCCGGTCACCCTGGGCGTGTCGCTGGTAGCGTCTGccgtggggctgggggtggcgaCTGCCGGAGGGGCCGTCACCATCACGTCCGACCTCGCCCTGATCTTCTGCAATTCCCGGGAGCTGCGCAGGGTGCAGGAGATCGCCGCTGCCTGCCAGGACCAGATGCGCGAGATCCTGAGCTGCCTCGAGTTCTTCTGCCGCTGCCAGGGCCGCGGGGACCGCCAGCTGCTGCAGTGCGGCCGGAACGCCTCCATCGCCCTGTACAACTCTGTCTACTGCGTCGTCTTCTTCGGCTCCCGTGGCTTCCTCATCCCCAGGCGGGCGGAAGGGGCCACCAGGGTGAGCCAGGCCGTGCTGAAGGCCAAGATTCAGAAACTGGCGGAGAGCCTGGAGTCCTGCACCGGGGCCCTGGACGAACTCAGCGAGCAGCTGGAGTCCAGAGTCCAGCTCTGCACGAAGGGCGGCCGTGGCCGCGACCTCAAGATCTCTGCTGACCAGTCCGCAGCGCTGTTTTTCTGA
- the APOLD1 gene encoding apolipoprotein L domain-containing protein 1 isoform X3 — MGMERLAARELQGAEALRRFQGLLLDRRGRLHGQVLRLREVALRLERLRQRSLAANVAGSSLSAAGAVAAIVGLSLSPVTLGVSLVASAVGLGVATAGGAVTITSDLALIFCNSRELRRVQEIAAACQDQMREILSCLEFFCRCQGRGDRQLLQCGRNASIALYNSVYCVVFFGSRGFLIPRRAEGATRVSQAVLKAKIQKLAESLESCTGALDELSEQLESRVQLCTKGGRGRDLKISADQSAALFF; from the coding sequence GGCATGGAGCGGCTGGCCGCCCGGGAGCTGCAGGGCGCGGAAGCGCTGCGCCGCTTCCAGGGGCTGCTGCTGGACCGCCGCGGCCGGCTGCACGGGCAGGTGCTGCGCCTGCGCGAGGTGGCCTTGCGCCTCGAGCGCCTCCGCCAGCGCTCCCTGGCGGCCAACGTGGCTGGCAGCTCCCTGAGCGCCGCGGGCGCCGTGGCCGCCATCGTGGGCCTCTCGCTCAGCCCGGTCACCCTGGGCGTGTCGCTGGTAGCGTCTGccgtggggctgggggtggcgaCTGCCGGAGGGGCCGTCACCATCACGTCCGACCTCGCCCTGATCTTCTGCAATTCCCGGGAGCTGCGCAGGGTGCAGGAGATCGCCGCTGCCTGCCAGGACCAGATGCGCGAGATCCTGAGCTGCCTCGAGTTCTTCTGCCGCTGCCAGGGCCGCGGGGACCGCCAGCTGCTGCAGTGCGGCCGGAACGCCTCCATCGCCCTGTACAACTCTGTCTACTGCGTCGTCTTCTTCGGCTCCCGTGGCTTCCTCATCCCCAGGCGGGCGGAAGGGGCCACCAGGGTGAGCCAGGCCGTGCTGAAGGCCAAGATTCAGAAACTGGCGGAGAGCCTGGAGTCCTGCACCGGGGCCCTGGACGAACTCAGCGAGCAGCTGGAGTCCAGAGTCCAGCTCTGCACGAAGGGCGGCCGTGGCCGCGACCTCAAGATCTCTGCTGACCAGTCCGCAGCGCTGTTTTTCTGA